In a single window of the Plodia interpunctella isolate USDA-ARS_2022_Savannah chromosome 26, ilPloInte3.2, whole genome shotgun sequence genome:
- the GPHR gene encoding Golgi pH regulator, with protein sequence MTFFEDTLIILISQTIFFVGGWIFFVKQLFRDYEVHHILVQLIFSVTFALSCTMFELIIFEIIGYLDSSSRYFHWNLGLYSLLFMVIALIPFYIAYFCISNIRFVSRNIIRPLTIFVWFIYLYFFWKIGDPFPILSPKQGIFSIEQGVSRIGVIGVTVMALLSGFGAVNYPYTSMAIFIRPVTHSDVQSIEKKLLQTMDMILVKKKRIALAEANSGARQQYNLLDQSNVKNRGGFWTNILSSVGSIANPLGHGTENINQLKQEISGLEELSRQLFLEAHDARTMREKIEWSKTFQGKYFNCLGYLFSLYCVWKIFISTINIVFDRVGKKDPVTRGLELVVHWLGLRIDVAFWSQHVSFILVGCIVLTSIRGLLLTLTKFFYKISSSKSSNIIVLILAQIMGMYFCSSVLLMRMNMPPEYRIIITQVLGDLQFNFYHRWFDVIFLVSALTSIFTLYLAHKQPSVS encoded by the exons ATGACCTTTTTTGAAGATACACTTATTATCCTAATATCTCAA ACTATCTTCTTCGTCGGTGGTTGGATCTTCTTTGTGAAGCAACTGTTCCGAGATTATGAAGTGCATCATATACTTGTGCAGTTGATATTCTCCGTAACTTTTGCATTAAGTTGCACTATGTTTGAACTTATCATATTTGAAATCATTGGTTATTTGGACTCCAG tTCGAGATATTTCCACTGGAACTTGGGTCTCTACTCTCTGCTCTTCATGGTGATAGCTCTGATTCCATTCTACATTGCTTACTTTTGCATCAGCAATATTCGATTTG TGTCGCGCAATATAATAAGACCATTAACAATATTCGTATGGTTCATCTACCTGTACTTCTTCTGGAAAATCGGAGATCCATTCCCGATTCTCAGTCCAAAAcag GGTATATTCTCAATAGAGCAAGGCGTGTCCCGCATCGGAGTTATAGGGGTCACAGTGATGGCCCTTCTCTCAGGGTTCGGTGCAGTCAACTATCCTTACACCTCTATGGCTATATTTATaag ACCTGTGACCCATTCAGACGTGCAATCAATAGAGAAAAAACTCCTCCAAACAATGGACATGATATTAGTGAAAAAGAAAAGGATAGCGCTAGCAGAGGCCAACAGTGGAGCGAGACAGCAATACAATCTTCTAGACCAGTCTAACGTCAAGAATAGGGGCGGGTTTTGGACCAATATTTTGTCCAGTGTTGGGAGTATTGCTAATCCACTTGGCCACGGGACAgaaa ACATAAACCAGCTAAAGCAAGAGATATCAGGCCTAGAAGAGCTAAGTAGACAGTTGTTCCTAGAAGCGCATGACGCTCGCACCATGCGAGAGAAGATAGAGTGGTCTAAGACATTTCAGGGGAAATACTTCAACTGCCTCGGGTATCTGTTCTCCTTGTACTGCGTTTGGAAGATTTTCatt TCGACAATAAACATAGTCTTCGACCGTGTAGGCAAGAAGGATCCAGTAACCCGAGGACTCGAGCTGGTGGTCCACTGGCTGGGACTCCGCATCGATGTGGCCTTCTGGTCCCAGCACGTGTCCTTCATACTGGTCGGCTGTATCGTGCTCACCAGCATTAGGGGACTGCTGCTGACTCTCACTAAG TTCTTCTACAAAATATCATCGTCGAAATCGTCGAACATCATCGTCCTCATCCTAGCCCAAATAATGGGTATGTATTTCTGTTCGTCTGTACTGCTAATGCGCATGAACATGCCGCCAGAATACAGGATTATTATAACGCAAGTTTTGGGCGATTTGCAGTTTAATTTCTACCACCGTTGGTTCGATGTTATATTCTTAGTTAGTGCTTTGACTAGTATATTTACTCTATATTTAGCGCACAAACAGCCATCGGTTAGCTAG
- the LOC128681221 gene encoding zinc finger protein-like: MSLSYLLDKVLTKQNDFCCVCFGALQAKVISLDNEFTVNINNVESKVDLNDVLSTILNEETLDYVSEFNCLCLQCTEMAITSYIFLKKAKENTELLTKIIEGITSGLTKTVDYDQPSLYLTLNTEDFSTKQYIDSINVSDVSVAYKRLNFLHNNDVKPKIENELSYEYGKKKSRTKPVSQTPIEKILFDPTDTKTMKCRECLKVYPTIWNLRSHYIRVHAPKLYKCSECPMKFGSKGCLNTHKAESHCTVVCSVCGKVFHNRHTLKMHEKGHHIRLVCQKCGRIYKNKTTFNKHIEYNVCGKKSRASPLDAKFECDYCHKKYTQKMSLRVHIQFEHGNYKSYNCEWCPKRFWCKSRLNAHIVKHTQEKKFHCSICDRNFVTKESLLYHTRIHTGEKPYACTQCDARFLSASRRSEHVKRHHGLGTFQCDICQGKFNSQNYLQKHKRIHLLQESEAIELKSPKDITQPPDAETNQLILQSHQIPNLSTVYNYNEIYFEVAHDDYNIKIEQ, translated from the exons ATGTCTTTGTCTTACTTATTAgataaagtacttactaagCAAAATGATTTCTGTTGCGTGTGTTTTGGCGCTCTCCAAGCTAAAGTGATATCCCTGGATAACGAATTTACCGTAAACATCAACAATGTGGAATCGAAAGTAGATTTAAACGATGTGCTTTCAACTATTCTAAATGAAGAG ACACTTGATTACGTCTCTGAGTTCAATTGCTTGTGTTTGCAATGTACAGAAATGGCCATTACCAGTTACATATTCCTTAAAAAGGCCAAGGAAAATACTGAGCTTCTAACCAAAATCATTGAGGGCATAACAAGTGGTTTAACGAAAACAGTTGATTATGATCAACcatcattatatttaacacTAAATACTGAAGACTTCTCTACCAAACAGTATATTGACTCTATAAATGTAAGCGATGTATCTGTAGCATATAAAAGGTTAAATTTTCTACACAACAATGATGTTAAACCAAAAATTGAGAATGAACTCTCATATGAATATGGTAAGAAAAAATCACGAACCAAGCCAGTATCCCAGACAccaatagaaaaaatattgtttgaccCAACAGACACCAAAACAATGAAGTGTAGAGAATGTCTGAAAGTGTACCCTACTATTTGGAATTTGCGTAGTCATTACATTCGAGTTCATGCACccaaattatacaaatgttCAGAATGTCCCATGAAATTTGGATCCAAAGGCTgtttaaatacacataaagCTGAAAGTCACTGTACTGTGGTATGCAGTGTGTGCGGTAAGGTTTTTCATAACCGGCACACATTAAAAATGCATGAGAAAGGACATCATATTAGACTAGTGTGCCAAAAGTGTGGAagaatatacaaaaacaaaactacatTTAACAAACACATTGAATATAATGTTTGTGGAAAGAAATCTAGAGCTAGTCCTTTAGATGCAAAATTTGAGTGTGATTATTGCCACAAAAAGTACACTCAAAAGATGTCGCTTCGAGTACACATCCAATTTGAACATGGGAATTACAAATCATATAACTGTGAATGGTGCCCAAAAAGATTCTGGTGCAAGAGTAGACTGAATGCTCACATTGTGAAACATACACAAGAGAAAAAATTCCATTGCTCGATATGTGACCGTAACTTTGTAACAAAAGAATCTCTCCTGTACCACACTCGAATTCATACTGGAGAGAAGCCATATGCTTGCACTCAATGTGATGCCCGATTCCTGTCAGCTTCGAGGCGCAGTGAGCACGTCAAGAGGCACCATGGTCTTGGGACATTTCAATGTGATATTTGTCAAGGAAAATTCAATTCACAAAATTATCTACAGAAACACAAACGCATCCACTTACTGCAGGAAAGTGAAGCTATAGAATTGAAGAGTCCTAAAGATATCACACAGCCGCCAGATGCAGAAACCAATCAGTTGATTCTACAATCCCATCAGATACCAAATTTAAGCactgtatataattataatgagatttattttgaagtgGCCCatgatgattataatataaaaatagagcAGTGA